From the genome of Mugil cephalus isolate CIBA_MC_2020 chromosome 2, CIBA_Mcephalus_1.1, whole genome shotgun sequence, one region includes:
- the uchl1 gene encoding ubiquitin carboxyl-terminal hydrolase isozyme L1, with product MEWTPMEINPEMLNKMMSHLGVGESWRFVDVLGLEGEQLSDVPKPCCALMLLFPLTQQHETFRAQQADKIVGGSEVYFLKQTAVNSCGTIALLHAVANNNGKLTFDSDSALKKFLDETANMSPDDRAKHLEKNKAIHEAHNEVAVQGQCRPEADKVNFHFIAFVNVKGQLYEFDGRMNGAVKHGATTEDSFVKDAAKVCCGFMEREQGEVRFSAVALCQS from the exons ATGGAGTGGACCCCGATGGAGATCAACCCCGAG ATGCTGAATAAG ATGATGAGCCACCTCGGTGTGGGGGAAAGCTGGCGCTTCGTTGACGTGCTGGGTCTGGAGGGCGAGCAGCTGTCCGACGTCCCGAAGCCATGCTGTGCCTTGATGCTGCTCTTCCCCCTGACGCAACAG CACGAGACTTTCAGGGCTCAGCAGGCCGACAAGATTGTCGGAGGCTCCGAGGTCTATTTCCTGAAGCAGACGGCAGTCAATTCCTGTGGCACCATCGCCCTGCTGCATGCTGTGGCCAACAACAACGGCAAATTGACTTTCG ATAGTGACTCTGCCTTGAAGAAGTTTCTAGATGAGACTGCaaacatgtctcctgatgaccgTGCCAAACATCTTGAGAAGAACAAG gcAATTCATGAGGCCCACAATGAGGTTGCAGTGCAGGGCCAGTGTCGG CCCGAAGCTGACAAAGTCAACTTTCACTTTATTGCCTTTGTCAACGTAAAGGGACAACTGTATGAGTTTG ATGGAAGAATGAACGGAGCAGTAAAGCACGGTGCTACCACAGAAGATTCCTTCGTAAAG GACGCAGCCAAAGTGTGTTGTGGATTCATGGAGCGAGAGCAGGGTGAGGTGCGCTTCTCCGCGGTGGCCCTGTGTCAAAGCTAG